In Helicobacter anatolicus, the sequence GATATTTATGTAAGAGCAAGTAATTTTAGTGCAGATTTTGTAAATCTTGTTATGCAAAAAAATATTATACATGGTGGTTTGTTTACTTTAATTGGTGCTTATAAAAATCATACTTTTAGTGGTGAATTGAAAGTGCAAAAAACATTATTTAAAAATTTTGTAGTTTTGCAAAACCTTATTAATCTTATTGATACTGTGCCTTCTTTGATTGTTTTTAAAAATCCAAATTTAGGTGCAAAGGGGTATCAGGTTTCGCAAGGTAGTATTATTTTTGGGATTAATAAAAATTATTTAGGGTTGGAAAAAATCCATCTTATTGGAGATTCTATGGATATTGATGGTAATGGTGTGGTGCAATTAGATAGTAAGGAGATGAATATTAATCTTGTAATTTCAACTATTAAGAATCTCAGTAATATTTTGAGTAAAATACCAATTATTGGTTATCTTGCATTGGGTAGTGATGGTAAAATATCTACGAATGTAAGCCTAAATGGAACGCTAGATAATCCAAAAACAAATATTAGTTTGGCTGAAGATGTGGTAACCGCTCCTTTTAGAATTTTAAGACGCGTGTTTGATCCATTAAATCTTATGGTAGATGAGATAAAAAATGAAATTAAAGATGATAAATATCGACAAGAAGATATAGAAAAGAGGTGAAAAATGACATTGATGCAGGGTGATAAAGAAACAGATTACAGAATTGTTAAAATTATAAGTAGTGATGAGAACTTATTGCGAAGACTATCTTCTTTTGGAATTACAAAAGGCAGTATAGTGAGGCTTTTGCATTATTCTTTAAATAAGACAAATTTAGCAATTATTGTGGGGAACTCTCAGGTTGCCCTTAGAGATTGTGAAGCCAAACAGATTTATATTGAAAAAGTATGAGAAAATTACAAAAAGCACAAATAATTAAACAGATTTTTTTGGAGCATTTTCCTGCTCCAAAAACTGAGCTAAAATATAATAATATTTATGAACTTTTGGTTGCAGTAATGCTTTCGGCTCAGTGTACAGATAAGCGTGTAAATCTTGTTACTCCCGCACTTTTTGCAAAATATCCAAGTGTGGAATTTTTGGCAGAAGCCTCGCTAGAGGAGGTAAAAAGCTTGATACAATCCGTATCATTTTATAACAATAAGGCAAAAAATCTCATTACAATGGCACAGCAAGTAATGCAGGATTTTAGAGGTAAGATTCCGCAAGATCAGATATCATTAAAATCTCTTGCTGGTGTGGGGCAAAAAACTGCAAATGTTGTGCTTATAGAATATTTTGAAGCTAATTTAATGGCGGTGGATACGCATGTATTTAGAACTTCACATCGCTTGGGATTGAGCAAAGCAAAAACTCCTACACAAACAGAAGAAGAGCTTTCTAAGCTTTTTAAGACAGATTTAGATAAATTGCATCAAGCATTTGTGCTGTTTGGGCGTTATACTTGTAAGGCCTTAAAACCAGAGTGTGAAAAATGTTTTGTAGAAGAATTTTGTATTACAAAGAAAAATTTTAAGCCCTTATAATTTTAAAAAAGTAGTTATAATTGAATTTTAATTCTTGTTTCTGGAGTGTGTTTTGGAATTATTTAAGACAAGTTTAACAGAAGTGCTGGAGAAAACAGCGGGAATTGTCCCAAAAGTTTCACAACAAGCTTTGATGCAAGGATATGTTTCAGGTATTAAACTTTTGGAAACTCAAGAAGAGGTGTGTATTGTTGCAAATACGGATTTTTTAAAATTTCTCTCTGAAAAAATGATTTTTGAAGAGAATCCTAGTGCAGAAGTTTTAGAGGACTTGATCAAAGAATTTGCAAATCTTGTTGTAGGGCATGCAAAAATGATTGCAGAGGAAAGGGGGCAGAATTTTCATATTTCTACTCCATATTATTATGGTGTTTGTATGATACAAGACTATGTAAAAGCAATGCATTTTAATATTGATGATGAAAAATATTGTAGTATTTTTTTAAAGGTGTGATATGGCAAAGATGTCTGGAATTGAGCAAGATGAGCAAAAAGAACAGGAACTAACTACCTACTTAGAAGATATGATCCAAAGTTATGAAGGATTGTTGGATATTGAAACCATATTTACTGCTGAACTTGGATCTACAAAACTTACTTTAAAAGAAATTTTAAATTTTGAAAGAGGTTCTGTGATAGATTTGGGAAAACCTGCAGGGGAAAGTGTGGATGTATTTATTAATACACGTATTGTGGGAAAGGGCGAAGTGATGGTGTATGAAAAAAATCTTGCAATACGATTGAATGAAATTTTAGATTCCAATGCAATTGTGTATTATTTGACAAAAGAGTTACAATGAAAAAAATATTTTTATGGATTATGCTTTTGTCTTTATTGCAAGCAGCATATGTGCGAGATATAAAAATTGCTAGTCAAGAAAAATATAATGATGTATTTTTGATTTTTCAATCTCCTTTGCAACAAAAACTTGACTTAAAATATGATGAAGAACACAAAACCTATGCTATTAAAGGTCTTTCCAATAAAGAAATGTTTTTAAAAAATTTTTTACAAGGTCCAATTCGACAAATTATTATCAATGCTAAGGCAAATGTGCTTTATATAAGACCTTTAGCAAAATCAAAATATAAGTTAGATATAGCACTATCACATGATAAAAAGATTTTAAGATTACGCTTTATAGAGAATCAGGAAAAAAGTTTGCAGTTTAAGGAGATGAAACAAGGGCAAGTAGGTGTATCGCCTTGGCAATATGTAGTAGTTTTGATTATTTTATTGTTTTTGATTTGTGTGTTGCTTTTTGTGCAAAGAAGATTAAAAAGAATAAAAAAGTTAAATCCTATTTTGCATGTTAAAAATTATCCTATTGATTTGAAAACAAAAATTATGGAAGTTCAGTTGCATAATCGTTGTTACATTGTTTTAGAAAGCAATAAAAAAATCCTGTTGCTTGATCGTATAGCTTTGGGAAGCAATAACAAGCTTCCTAAGAAAAATGAAAAATAAGATAAAAGATCGTTTTGGAATCTCTTTTGTTTTATCGCTCATTATACATGCTTTATTGTTTGGCATAATATTTTTGTGGCCATTTGATATAAAAACTCCTGAACCTCAAAAAGTAAAATTAGAAAATTTGCTTGTTTTAAAAAGAGGACAGAGTGAAGATAGGAGTAAAAATACGCAAGGTGCAAGAAAACCTGCTTTGGCTGCTAAGCAATCTCAGGGAAATATGATGCAAAATACAGCTTCTTTAGCACCACCTATGCGACCCAGCACGCCTGTTTCTAAGCCTACTTTAAACCCATCTAAACCAGAGCCAGAAACCAAAAAAAAGCAAAAGGATTCAGAAAAAAAAGCTCTTGACACTTATAGGGAAAATCTTACGGATCCTAGAAATCTTTCTTTTTTATCACAAAATAGTTTGTCTTCATTTACTGCAAGTGGTGGAAGATATTCGATTCAAAATGATAAAGGTAATGACGCACAGACTATTAAAGAGATTGATGAACTTTATGGCGAGGAGTTTGGTGATTTAGGTGAAGCAGAAAAAGAATATATTCGTGATAATTTACGCCATATCGGGCGGATTACACAAGGATATTTAGAGTATCCTAGGGTTGCGGCATATTTTGGACAAAGTGGTGTAAATGCAGTAGAATTTTATTTGCATCCTAATGGAGATATTAGTGATCTAAAAATTATTAAGACTTCAGGACTAAATTCTTTTGATTACAATACGCTAAAAACCATTGAAATTGCTTATAAAGACTACCCTCGCCCTAAGGTAAAAACTCTTATACGCATTAATGTTACATATTCTTATTATGGAAATTAAAATCAATTTAAAAAATATTTTTTTGAAAACTTTTTTTGAGAAAAAAATCAAAAAACTTATATAATAACACAATATTAAAAAAATACT encodes:
- the fliN gene encoding flagellar motor switch protein FliN, whose amino-acid sequence is MAKMSGIEQDEQKEQELTTYLEDMIQSYEGLLDIETIFTAELGSTKLTLKEILNFERGSVIDLGKPAGESVDVFINTRIVGKGEVMVYEKNLAIRLNEILDSNAIVYYLTKELQ
- the nth gene encoding endonuclease III, with product MRKLQKAQIIKQIFLEHFPAPKTELKYNNIYELLVAVMLSAQCTDKRVNLVTPALFAKYPSVEFLAEASLEEVKSLIQSVSFYNNKAKNLITMAQQVMQDFRGKIPQDQISLKSLAGVGQKTANVVLIEYFEANLMAVDTHVFRTSHRLGLSKAKTPTQTEEELSKLFKTDLDKLHQAFVLFGRYTCKALKPECEKCFVEEFCITKKNFKPL
- a CDS encoding FeoA family protein, with the translated sequence MTLMQGDKETDYRIVKIISSDENLLRRLSSFGITKGSIVRLLHYSLNKTNLAIIVGNSQVALRDCEAKQIYIEKV
- a CDS encoding TonB family protein; translated protein: MKNKIKDRFGISFVLSLIIHALLFGIIFLWPFDIKTPEPQKVKLENLLVLKRGQSEDRSKNTQGARKPALAAKQSQGNMMQNTASLAPPMRPSTPVSKPTLNPSKPEPETKKKQKDSEKKALDTYRENLTDPRNLSFLSQNSLSSFTASGGRYSIQNDKGNDAQTIKEIDELYGEEFGDLGEAEKEYIRDNLRHIGRITQGYLEYPRVAAYFGQSGVNAVEFYLHPNGDISDLKIIKTSGLNSFDYNTLKTIEIAYKDYPRPKVKTLIRINVTYSYYGN
- a CDS encoding chemotaxis protein CheX; protein product: MELFKTSLTEVLEKTAGIVPKVSQQALMQGYVSGIKLLETQEEVCIVANTDFLKFLSEKMIFEENPSAEVLEDLIKEFANLVVGHAKMIAEERGQNFHISTPYYYGVCMIQDYVKAMHFNIDDEKYCSIFLKV